The proteins below are encoded in one region of Citrobacter enshiensis:
- a CDS encoding cobalt-precorrin-7 (C(5))-methyltransferase has protein sequence MLTVVGMGPAGLHLMTPAAREAVAQADVLVGGKRHLLQFPDFSGEQFVLGANIAELLDWVARHDDKRVVVLASGDPLFYGIGTRMVAHFGLEWVRIIPGISAVQYLCAQSGVDMNDMWLTSSHGRSVCFDELARHNKVAMVTDTLCGPREIAAQLMKRGKGHRWMVIGENLAMENERIHWLPVSEVNSDYEMNAVVILDER, from the coding sequence ATGTTAACGGTGGTGGGAATGGGACCCGCAGGGCTACATCTGATGACGCCAGCCGCCCGGGAAGCGGTGGCGCAAGCCGACGTCCTGGTAGGCGGAAAACGTCATTTATTACAGTTCCCTGATTTCAGCGGCGAACAGTTTGTGCTCGGCGCCAACATTGCGGAACTGCTGGACTGGGTTGCCCGCCATGACGATAAACGCGTGGTGGTACTGGCCTCTGGCGATCCGCTTTTTTACGGTATCGGCACGCGCATGGTGGCGCACTTTGGTCTTGAGTGGGTGCGCATTATTCCGGGTATCAGCGCGGTGCAGTATCTCTGCGCGCAGTCAGGCGTTGACATGAACGATATGTGGCTCACCAGCAGCCACGGGCGCAGCGTCTGTTTTGACGAACTGGCGCGGCACAACAAGGTCGCGATGGTGACAGACACGCTCTGCGGCCCACGCGAAATAGCGGCTCAGTTAATGAAACGCGGTAAGGGACATCGCTGGATGGTGATCGGTGAAAACCTGGCGATGGAAAACGAACGGATCCACTGGCTGCCCGTCAGTGAGGTCAACAGCGACTATGAGATGAATGCAGTGGTGATCCTTGATGAAAGATGA
- the cbiD gene encoding cobalt-precorrin-5B (C(1))-methyltransferase CbiD: MSDASFDAPVWHNGKALRKGYTTGSCATAAAKVAALMVLRQHLIHQVSIVTPSGVTLCLNVESPHIEGQQAIAAIRKDGGDDVDATHGMLIFARVTLNETGEIVLLGGEGVGTVTRKGIGLPVGSAAINRTPRHTIESAVREAIGPARGAEIEIFAPEGEERAQKTYNSRLGILGGISIIGTTGIVTPMSEESWKRSLSLELEIKRAAGLDRVVLVPGNHGERFVREQMGIDTQVVVTMSNFVGYMIEEAVRLGYRHIVLVGHPGKLIKIAAGIFHTHSHIADARMETLVAHLALLGAPRELLTLVSDCDTTEAAMEHIDAYGFQCIYPHLAERICLRVMQMLRFTKNPPCCDAIMFSFENQVLGSNRPVEEIAKEMQC, translated from the coding sequence ATGAGCGACGCATCCTTTGATGCCCCGGTATGGCACAACGGCAAAGCGCTGCGTAAGGGGTATACCACGGGATCCTGTGCAACGGCGGCAGCAAAAGTCGCTGCACTCATGGTATTGCGCCAGCATTTGATTCATCAGGTTTCTATCGTGACGCCTTCCGGGGTGACGCTGTGTCTGAACGTTGAGTCTCCCCACATTGAAGGGCAGCAGGCCATTGCCGCGATTCGTAAGGATGGTGGCGATGATGTGGACGCTACCCACGGCATGCTGATTTTTGCCCGTGTGACCCTGAATGAAACCGGTGAGATCGTCTTGCTGGGCGGAGAAGGCGTAGGCACGGTTACCCGCAAAGGTATTGGTTTGCCTGTCGGTAGCGCGGCGATCAACCGCACGCCCCGGCACACCATTGAATCCGCAGTACGTGAAGCCATTGGTCCGGCGCGTGGCGCAGAAATCGAAATCTTCGCCCCGGAAGGCGAAGAGCGAGCGCAAAAAACCTACAACTCACGCCTCGGGATTCTGGGGGGGATTTCGATCATTGGCACGACAGGAATTGTGACGCCAATGTCGGAAGAGAGCTGGAAACGTTCTTTGTCGCTGGAGCTGGAGATCAAACGCGCTGCGGGTCTGGACAGGGTTGTGCTGGTGCCTGGCAACCATGGTGAACGTTTTGTCCGCGAGCAAATGGGAATCGACACTCAGGTTGTCGTCACCATGAGCAATTTCGTCGGCTACATGATTGAAGAGGCGGTGCGACTGGGGTATCGCCACATCGTGCTGGTGGGACACCCCGGTAAGCTCATTAAAATCGCGGCTGGGATCTTCCATACGCACAGTCATATCGCCGATGCCCGCATGGAAACGTTAGTGGCGCATCTGGCGCTCCTTGGCGCACCGCGTGAACTGCTGACGCTCGTCAGCGACTGCGATACCACCGAAGCGGCGATGGAACATATCGACGCCTACGGGTTTCAGTGCATTTACCCGCATCTGGCCGAGCGAATTTGTCTGCGCGTCATGCAGATGCTGCGCTTTACGAAAAACCCGCCTTGCTGTGACGCCATTATGTTCTCTTTCGAGAATCAGGTTCTCGGCAGTAACCGCCCGGTCGAAGAGATTGCGAAGGAGATGCAATGTTAA
- a CDS encoding glycerol dehydratase reactivase beta/small subunit family protein, translated as MNSNHIAPAIVVAAIDGTLSDWNDVLLGIEEEGIPFVVQQQASDDVVHCAWQAARQSPLLVGIACDSETLVVHYKNLPASAPLFTLTYHQDNPARRRIGNNAARLVKGLPFRDGHS; from the coding sequence ATGAACAGTAATCATATCGCACCGGCGATTGTGGTCGCGGCCATTGACGGCACACTCTCCGACTGGAATGACGTCCTGTTGGGTATCGAAGAAGAAGGTATTCCCTTCGTTGTTCAGCAGCAGGCATCAGACGATGTCGTTCATTGCGCGTGGCAGGCAGCGCGCCAGTCGCCGCTGCTCGTAGGCATCGCCTGTGACAGTGAAACCCTGGTTGTGCATTACAAGAATTTACCCGCATCAGCGCCGCTATTTACGCTGACCTATCACCAAGATAACCCTGCCCGTCGACGTATTGGCAACAACGCCGCGCGGCTGGTTAAAGGCCTTCCCTTCCGGGATGGTCACTCATAA
- the pduB gene encoding propanediol utilization microcompartment protein PduB — protein sequence MSSNELVEQIMAQVIARVATPAQPVIPDKPYPKRETAMAEKSCSLTEFVGTAIGDTVGLVIANVDSALLEAMKLEKRYRSIGILGARTGAGPHIMAADEAVKATNTEVVSIELPRDTKGGAGHGSLIILGGNDVSDVKRGIEVALKELDRTFGDVYANEAGHLELQYTARASYALEKAFGAPLGRACGVIVGAPASVGVLMADTALKSANVEVVAYSSPAHGTSFSNEAILVISGDSGAVRQAVISAREIGKTVLSTLGSEPKNDRPSYI from the coding sequence ATGAGCAGCAATGAGCTGGTGGAACAGATCATGGCGCAGGTGATTGCCCGCGTGGCAACCCCCGCTCAACCGGTCATCCCTGATAAACCCTATCCAAAACGAGAGACGGCTATGGCAGAAAAGAGCTGCAGTTTAACGGAATTTGTCGGCACCGCGATTGGCGACACTGTTGGTCTGGTCATCGCGAACGTAGACAGCGCCTTGCTGGAGGCGATGAAGCTTGAGAAGCGTTATCGCTCAATTGGCATTCTGGGCGCACGTACGGGTGCAGGTCCACACATTATGGCCGCTGATGAAGCCGTAAAAGCGACGAATACGGAAGTGGTCAGCATTGAGCTTCCCCGCGACACCAAGGGCGGTGCCGGGCATGGTTCGCTGATCATTCTGGGCGGCAACGATGTTTCAGACGTAAAACGCGGCATCGAAGTCGCGCTCAAAGAACTTGACCGTACCTTTGGCGATGTCTACGCCAACGAAGCGGGTCATCTGGAACTGCAGTACACCGCACGCGCCAGTTATGCCCTTGAAAAAGCGTTCGGCGCACCACTCGGTCGCGCCTGCGGCGTCATTGTTGGCGCTCCAGCTTCTGTCGGCGTGTTAATGGCTGATACCGCGCTGAAATCCGCCAACGTTGAGGTCGTGGCCTATAGCTCTCCGGCACATGGAACCAGCTTTAGTAATGAAGCCATTCTGGTGATTTCCGGCGACTCCGGCGCTGTACGTCAGGCGGTTATCTCTGCTCGCGAAATTGGCAAAACCGTCCTGTCGACCCTCGGCTCTGAACCGAAAAACGATCGTCCGTCCTATATCTAA
- the cbiB gene encoding adenosylcobinamide-phosphate synthase CbiB has product MTLLAWGVAWLLDFIIGDPQNWPHPVRWIGNLISSVQRLVRRYCHSERALRIGGAVMWVLVVGVTWGVSWGVLTLATMIHPWFGWLVEVWMIFTVLAGRCLAKAAMDVERPLRAGNLAESREKLAWIVGRDTSQLQPDQINRAVVETVAENTVDGIIAPLFFLLIGGAPLAMAYKAVNTLDSMVGYKHEKYRAIGMVSARLDDVANYLPARLSWLLLSLAAVLCRQDGARALQIGWRDRYNHSSPNCAWSEACVAGALGIRLGGPNNYFGQRVEKPWIGDARRDISVDDISQTIRLMWVASTLALALFMVAHWLVVGAA; this is encoded by the coding sequence ATGACATTGCTGGCATGGGGCGTTGCCTGGCTTCTCGATTTCATTATCGGTGACCCGCAAAACTGGCCGCATCCGGTACGCTGGATTGGCAATTTAATCTCCTCGGTTCAGCGCCTTGTCAGACGTTATTGCCATAGCGAGCGCGCGCTGCGGATTGGTGGTGCGGTGATGTGGGTTCTGGTGGTCGGCGTGACCTGGGGTGTTTCCTGGGGCGTGCTGACGCTGGCGACAATGATTCACCCCTGGTTTGGCTGGCTGGTTGAAGTCTGGATGATCTTTACCGTCCTGGCGGGACGCTGCCTGGCAAAGGCCGCGATGGATGTTGAACGTCCATTGCGGGCTGGCAATCTTGCCGAAAGCAGGGAAAAGCTCGCCTGGATTGTGGGTCGAGACACGTCGCAGTTACAGCCGGATCAAATCAATCGTGCGGTGGTAGAGACCGTGGCGGAAAACACCGTTGACGGCATTATTGCGCCGCTGTTTTTCCTGTTGATTGGCGGCGCGCCTTTAGCCATGGCCTACAAAGCGGTCAACACCCTTGATTCTATGGTGGGCTATAAGCATGAAAAATACCGGGCCATCGGTATGGTCAGCGCTCGCCTTGATGATGTGGCGAATTACCTTCCAGCCCGTCTTAGCTGGCTATTGCTTAGCCTTGCCGCAGTTCTGTGCCGTCAGGATGGTGCCCGCGCACTGCAGATCGGCTGGCGCGACCGTTACAACCATAGCAGTCCAAACTGTGCCTGGTCTGAGGCGTGTGTGGCCGGGGCGTTGGGGATTCGCCTGGGCGGGCCAAATAACTACTTTGGTCAGCGTGTTGAGAAACCCTGGATAGGCGATGCGCGGCGCGACATTTCTGTAGACGACATTTCCCAAACGATTCGATTGATGTGGGTAGCTTCGACCCTGGCCCTTGCGCTGTTTATGGTGGCGCACTGGCTGGTAGTTGGCGCGGCCTGA
- a CDS encoding energy-coupling factor ABC transporter transmembrane protein, with product MTGLDRLSYQSRWFHVSPERKFLLWTVMMTLAFTPAAMEGRVSSSCLPPDLTCWLLRLSVWRWCRWMALPFGFLVVGVVTILFSVSRDPQSLLVSLPVGSYWLGITSSGLITANETFWRSLAALASTFWLVLNLPFPQLIVLLKRARVPRLLTEQILLTWRFIFILLDEALAIHRAQTLRFGYRSLPKSYRSLAMLVGLLFTRVLIRYQQMATTLDIKLYQGDFHL from the coding sequence ATGACCGGGCTTGACAGGCTTAGCTACCAGAGTCGCTGGTTTCATGTATCACCGGAGCGAAAGTTTTTGCTCTGGACGGTGATGATGACGCTGGCGTTCACCCCTGCCGCCATGGAGGGCAGGGTATCGAGCTCCTGTTTACCGCCGGACCTGACCTGCTGGTTGTTACGCCTCTCGGTATGGCGCTGGTGCAGGTGGATGGCCTTGCCCTTTGGTTTTTTAGTGGTTGGGGTGGTGACGATTCTGTTTAGCGTAAGCCGCGATCCCCAGTCGCTGTTGGTCAGTTTGCCTGTCGGATCGTACTGGCTTGGTATTACCTCTTCAGGGCTTATCACCGCGAACGAAACCTTCTGGCGTAGCCTGGCCGCACTGGCATCAACGTTCTGGCTGGTACTGAATCTACCGTTTCCACAGCTGATTGTATTGCTTAAACGCGCGCGTGTGCCGCGACTGCTCACCGAGCAGATCCTGCTGACCTGGCGCTTCATTTTTATTCTGTTAGACGAAGCGCTTGCCATTCATCGCGCGCAAACGCTGCGTTTTGGTTATCGTAGTCTGCCGAAAAGCTACCGTTCTCTGGCGATGTTGGTCGGATTACTGTTTACTCGCGTGCTGATTCGCTATCAGCAAATGGCTACCACGCTGGATATCAAACTGTATCAGGGTGATTTTCACCTGTAA
- the pduA gene encoding propanediol utilization microcompartment protein PduA codes for MQQEALGMVETKGLTAAIEAADAMVKSANVMLVGYEKIGSGLVTVIVRGDVGAVKAATDAGAAAARNVGEVKAVHVIPRPHTDVEKILPKGISQ; via the coding sequence ATGCAACAAGAAGCATTAGGAATGGTAGAAACCAAAGGTTTAACCGCTGCCATCGAAGCCGCTGATGCGATGGTGAAATCAGCCAATGTCATGCTGGTCGGCTACGAAAAAATTGGCTCGGGACTGGTGACAGTTATCGTTCGCGGTGACGTCGGCGCAGTCAAAGCGGCTACCGATGCAGGTGCGGCAGCTGCCCGCAACGTGGGAGAAGTGAAAGCCGTACACGTGATTCCACGCCCTCATACCGATGTAGAAAAAATCCTACCGAAGGGAATTAGCCAATGA
- a CDS encoding cobyrinate a,c-diamide synthase translates to MAARSHAFILAGTGSGCGKTTVTLGLLSLLKRRGLRVQPCKVGPDYLDTGWHTAVCGTTSRNLDSFMLPEPVLNALFCEHMQQADIAVIEGVMGLYDGYGTDPNYCSTAAMAKQLGCPVVLLVDGKAVSTSIAATVMGFQHFDPDLNIAGVIVNRVNSEAHYQLLKTAIERYCTVPVLGYVPRAEGVSLPERHLGLVTARESLINQQPWQEFASTLEQTLDIDKLLSLSQLTSLPEGEWPASPSASAGEGLTLALADDEAFNFYYPDNITLLERTGVRIARFSPLHDRKLPDCQMIWLGGGYPELHAAGLAENTEMLSQLRAAHQRGVAIYAECGGLMYLGSSLEDATGAVYQMADVIPGHSRMGKRLTRFGYCEAQARQQTLLAAPGDVLRGHEFHYSDFTPEIPSVMACRKVRDGKILQEWSGGWQVGNTFASYLHVHFAQRPEMLNHWLAAGRESL, encoded by the coding sequence ATGGCGGCACGTTCTCACGCATTTATTCTTGCAGGCACCGGAAGCGGCTGTGGCAAAACCACGGTAACGCTGGGTTTGCTGAGTCTGTTAAAACGTCGCGGTCTGCGTGTACAACCCTGCAAAGTGGGACCTGACTATCTCGACACGGGCTGGCATACGGCGGTTTGTGGCACGACCTCCCGCAATCTCGACAGTTTCATGCTCCCTGAGCCCGTTCTTAATGCCTTGTTTTGCGAGCATATGCAGCAGGCTGACATTGCCGTCATCGAAGGGGTTATGGGGCTGTACGACGGCTACGGCACCGACCCCAATTATTGCAGTACGGCGGCAATGGCGAAGCAACTGGGTTGCCCGGTCGTTCTGCTGGTGGATGGCAAAGCGGTTTCAACCTCGATTGCCGCGACGGTGATGGGATTCCAGCACTTTGATCCTGATCTCAACATTGCGGGCGTCATCGTCAATCGCGTCAACAGCGAAGCACATTACCAACTCCTCAAAACGGCAATTGAGCGCTACTGCACGGTGCCTGTTCTGGGCTATGTCCCTCGTGCTGAGGGCGTTTCATTGCCTGAACGCCATCTTGGACTGGTCACCGCCCGAGAGTCGCTTATCAATCAGCAGCCGTGGCAGGAATTCGCCAGTACCCTTGAGCAGACACTGGATATCGACAAACTGCTTTCGCTGAGTCAACTCACGTCGCTGCCTGAAGGGGAATGGCCTGCATCACCGTCCGCCTCTGCTGGCGAAGGACTTACGCTGGCGCTCGCGGATGATGAAGCCTTCAATTTTTATTACCCGGACAACATCACTCTGCTGGAGCGTACTGGCGTCCGTATTGCCCGTTTTAGCCCTCTTCATGACCGCAAACTTCCTGACTGCCAGATGATTTGGCTTGGCGGTGGATACCCCGAACTGCATGCGGCGGGTCTTGCCGAAAATACAGAGATGTTGTCGCAATTGCGGGCAGCGCACCAGCGCGGTGTGGCTATCTATGCGGAGTGCGGCGGTTTGATGTACCTGGGAAGCTCGCTGGAGGATGCAACCGGAGCGGTGTATCAGATGGCCGATGTTATTCCGGGCCATAGCCGGATGGGAAAACGACTTACCCGCTTCGGCTACTGCGAGGCGCAGGCCAGGCAGCAAACATTACTGGCAGCGCCTGGCGATGTGCTTCGCGGACATGAATTTCACTATTCGGATTTTACCCCGGAAATACCGTCCGTGATGGCGTGTCGCAAAGTGCGTGACGGTAAAATTTTGCAGGAGTGGTCCGGCGGCTGGCAAGTGGGCAATACCTTTGCCAGTTACCTTCACGTTCATTTCGCACAGCGTCCGGAAATGCTGAACCACTGGCTGGCTGCGGGCAGGGAGTCACTATGA
- the pduC gene encoding propanediol dehydratase large subunit PduC, whose amino-acid sequence MRSKRFEALAKRPVNQDGFVKEWIEEGFIAMESPNDPKPSIKIVNGAVTELDGKAASEFDLIDHFIARYGINLARAEEVMKMDSVKLANMLCDPNVKRSDIVPLTTAMTPAKIVEVVSHMNVVEMMMAMQKMRARRTPSQQAHVTNIKDNPVQIAADAAEGAWRGFDEQETTVAVARYAPFNAIALLVGSQVGRPGVLTQCSLEEATELKLGMLGHTCYAETISVYGTEPVFTDGDDTPWSKGFLASSYASRGLKMRFTSGSGSEVQMGYAEGKSMLYLEARCIYITKAAGVQGLQNGSVSCIGVPSAVPSGIRAVLAENLICSSLDLECASSNDQTFTHSDMRRTARLLMQFLPGTDFISSGYSAVPNYDNMFAGSNEDAEDFDDYNVLQRDLKVDGGLRPVREEDVIAIRNKAARALQAVFAGMGLPPITDEEVEAATYAHGSKDMPERNIVEDLKFAQEIINKNRNGLEVVKALAQGGFTDVAQDMLNIQKAKLTGDYLHTSAIIVGDGQVLSAVNDINDYAVPATGYRLQGERWEEIKNIPGALDPNELG is encoded by the coding sequence ATGAGATCGAAAAGATTTGAAGCACTGGCGAAACGCCCTGTGAATCAGGACGGCTTCGTTAAGGAGTGGATCGAAGAAGGCTTCATTGCAATGGAAAGCCCGAACGATCCTAAACCCTCGATTAAAATCGTCAACGGCGCAGTGACCGAACTGGATGGCAAAGCCGCCAGCGAATTTGACCTGATTGACCATTTCATCGCCCGCTACGGGATTAATCTGGCACGTGCCGAAGAAGTCATGAAAATGGATTCGGTCAAGCTTGCCAATATGCTCTGCGATCCTAATGTAAAACGCAGTGACATCGTACCGCTCACCACCGCGATGACACCGGCGAAAATCGTTGAAGTGGTGTCACACATGAACGTGGTTGAGATGATGATGGCGATGCAGAAAATGCGCGCTCGTCGTACCCCTTCTCAACAGGCGCACGTGACCAACATCAAAGATAACCCGGTACAGATCGCTGCCGATGCCGCCGAAGGCGCATGGCGCGGATTTGATGAACAAGAGACGACGGTGGCGGTGGCGCGTTATGCCCCGTTCAACGCTATCGCTCTGCTCGTTGGCTCCCAGGTTGGTCGTCCTGGCGTATTAACCCAGTGTTCGCTGGAAGAAGCCACCGAACTGAAACTCGGTATGTTAGGCCATACCTGCTACGCCGAAACCATCTCCGTCTACGGTACCGAACCTGTCTTTACCGACGGTGATGATACCCCCTGGTCGAAAGGCTTTCTGGCCTCTTCTTATGCCTCTCGCGGCCTGAAAATGCGGTTTACCTCCGGTTCTGGCTCTGAAGTGCAAATGGGTTACGCCGAAGGCAAGTCGATGCTGTACCTGGAAGCGCGTTGCATCTACATCACGAAAGCGGCTGGCGTACAGGGATTGCAAAACGGTTCGGTAAGCTGCATTGGCGTGCCTTCCGCAGTGCCATCGGGGATTCGCGCCGTATTAGCAGAAAACCTGATCTGCTCGTCGTTGGATCTGGAATGCGCCTCCAGTAACGACCAGACCTTCACCCACTCCGACATGCGCCGTACGGCGCGCCTGCTGATGCAGTTCCTGCCGGGAACTGACTTTATCTCCTCCGGGTATTCTGCGGTGCCGAACTACGACAACATGTTTGCCGGTTCCAACGAAGATGCCGAGGATTTTGACGACTACAACGTCCTTCAGCGTGACCTGAAAGTAGACGGGGGTCTACGTCCGGTTCGTGAAGAAGACGTCATCGCCATTCGTAATAAAGCTGCCCGCGCACTGCAGGCCGTCTTTGCCGGTATGGGTCTTCCACCGATCACTGACGAAGAAGTCGAAGCCGCCACTTACGCCCACGGTTCGAAAGACATGCCGGAACGTAACATTGTTGAAGATCTCAAGTTTGCGCAGGAGATCATCAATAAGAACCGTAACGGCCTGGAAGTGGTAAAAGCCCTCGCCCAGGGTGGTTTTACCGACGTTGCTCAGGACATGCTCAACATCCAGAAAGCCAAGCTGACCGGAGACTATCTGCATACCTCCGCCATTATCGTCGGTGATGGACAAGTGCTCTCAGCAGTAAATGACATTAACGATTATGCCGTCCCGGCAACAGGTTATCGCCTGCAAGGCGAACGCTGGGAAGAGATAAAAAATATCCCTGGCGCACTCGATCCCAACGAACTTGGCTAA
- a CDS encoding cobalt-precorrin-8 methylmutase — MQYIQQPQAIETKSFDIIGEIIRETRPDYQFASPLHEAIIKRVIHTTADFDWLDILWFSSDALEHLCAALQRQCVIYTDTTMALSGINKTLLAKFGGECRCYISDPRVVSTAKAQGITRSMAAVDIAVTEECEKVFVFGNAPTALFRLLEHDVAVSGVVGVPVGFVGAEESKDALTQSNLPAIAALGRKGGSNVAAAIVNAMLYHLQGAR; from the coding sequence ATGCAATACATCCAGCAACCCCAGGCGATTGAAACCAAAAGTTTCGACATCATTGGCGAGATTATTCGTGAAACCCGCCCGGATTATCAGTTTGCCAGCCCGTTGCATGAAGCGATCATCAAACGGGTTATCCACACTACGGCAGATTTTGACTGGCTGGACATTTTGTGGTTTTCCAGCGATGCGCTGGAGCACCTGTGTGCGGCACTCCAGCGCCAGTGCGTTATCTACACCGACACCACGATGGCGCTTTCCGGGATCAATAAAACGCTGCTGGCCAAATTTGGCGGTGAATGCCGCTGCTACATCAGCGACCCGCGCGTGGTGAGTACAGCAAAAGCGCAGGGGATCACCCGCTCAATGGCGGCCGTTGATATTGCGGTTACCGAAGAGTGCGAGAAGGTGTTTGTATTCGGCAATGCGCCAACGGCATTGTTCCGGTTGCTTGAACATGATGTTGCCGTCAGCGGCGTGGTCGGTGTGCCAGTAGGATTCGTTGGCGCCGAAGAGTCGAAAGACGCGCTAACGCAAAGCAACCTGCCGGCTATCGCCGCATTGGGGCGCAAAGGCGGAAGCAACGTGGCTGCGGCCATCGTGAACGCCATGTTGTACCACCTGCAGGGGGCGCGATGA
- the cbiG gene encoding cobalt-precorrin 5A hydrolase, translating into MNTVKPESIALFCLTPGGVMLAKRLAAMLPLTCFTSEKLLEEGFVPFTDGFASTARDAFAQYSALIFIGATGIAVRVLAPLVNDKFSDPAVVVIDERGQHVISLLSGHAGGANALTRYLAGMLGADPVITTATDVNDMAALDTLAFQLNARMNDFRTAVKTVNQMLVSQRRVGLWWDDALAEEVSHCDKRGFIIVTDLQQLPELDALICITLRTDLPALPVQHWKLVPQRVVAGIGCRRDTPFPLLANLLARQLEAQRLDPLALKAIGSVNLKKDEQGLIQLASCCRVPFETFTADALREHEHRFPASSFVRQTVGVGSVSGPAAWLLSHGQLLGETLREQGVTITLGVSH; encoded by the coding sequence ATGAATACCGTAAAGCCTGAGTCTATTGCGCTTTTTTGTTTGACGCCTGGCGGAGTCATGCTGGCGAAACGGCTGGCGGCAATGCTGCCGCTGACCTGCTTTACCAGTGAGAAATTGCTGGAAGAGGGGTTTGTGCCGTTTACTGACGGATTTGCCAGTACGGCACGCGATGCGTTTGCGCAATATTCGGCGCTGATTTTTATTGGCGCGACCGGTATTGCAGTACGTGTGCTCGCGCCGCTGGTGAATGACAAATTCAGTGACCCGGCAGTCGTCGTCATCGATGAGCGCGGGCAGCATGTGATCAGCCTGCTCTCCGGTCATGCCGGGGGAGCCAATGCGCTCACCCGTTACCTTGCGGGCATGCTGGGCGCCGATCCGGTGATTACCACCGCGACCGATGTTAACGATATGGCTGCGCTGGATACGCTGGCGTTCCAGCTTAACGCCCGAATGAATGATTTTCGCACGGCGGTAAAAACCGTTAACCAAATGCTGGTAAGCCAGCGGCGGGTGGGGCTGTGGTGGGACGACGCGTTAGCCGAAGAGGTCAGCCACTGTGACAAACGCGGCTTTATTATCGTGACCGACCTGCAGCAATTGCCGGAGCTGGATGCGCTGATTTGCATCACGCTGCGCACGGATTTACCCGCACTGCCAGTACAGCACTGGAAACTGGTGCCCCAGCGGGTTGTCGCCGGGATTGGCTGTCGTCGGGACACGCCATTTCCGCTGTTAGCGAACCTGTTGGCCCGTCAGCTTGAAGCGCAGCGGCTCGATCCGCTGGCATTAAAAGCGATCGGCAGCGTCAACCTCAAAAAAGACGAACAGGGGCTGATTCAACTGGCCTCCTGTTGTCGGGTTCCTTTCGAAACCTTTACCGCTGACGCGCTGCGTGAGCACGAACATCGCTTTCCTGCCTCGTCGTTTGTGCGTCAAACGGTGGGCGTCGGTAGCGTATCAGGTCCGGCAGCCTGGCTGCTGAGCCATGGACAACTGTTAGGCGAGACCCTGCGTGAGCAGGGCGTGACTATTACTTTGGGAGTTTCACACTGA
- a CDS encoding cobalt-precorrin-4 methyltransferase: protein MSETFDPRSVWFVGAGPGDRELITLKGYRLLQQAQVVIYAGSLINTELLDYCPPDAECHDSAELHLEQILDLMEAGVKAGKTVVRLQTGDVSLYGSVREQGEELTRRGIDWQVVPGVSAFLGAAAELGVEYTVPEVSQSLIITRLEGRTPVPEREQLEAFASHQTSMAIYLSVQRIHRVAERLIEGGYPATTPVAVIYKATWPESQTVRGTLADIGDKVRDAGIRKTALILVGNFLGDEYHYSRLYAADFSHEYRKA, encoded by the coding sequence ATGTCTGAGACATTTGATCCCCGTAGTGTGTGGTTTGTCGGCGCAGGTCCTGGCGACCGTGAGCTGATCACCCTCAAAGGCTACCGTTTGCTGCAACAGGCGCAGGTGGTTATCTATGCAGGCTCGTTGATCAATACCGAATTACTGGATTACTGCCCGCCAGATGCAGAGTGCCACGACAGCGCGGAACTGCACCTGGAACAGATCCTCGACCTGATGGAAGCCGGAGTGAAGGCGGGAAAAACGGTGGTGCGTCTGCAAACCGGCGATGTATCACTGTACGGCTCAGTGCGCGAGCAGGGTGAAGAGTTGACCCGTCGTGGGATTGACTGGCAGGTAGTGCCTGGCGTCAGTGCTTTCCTCGGCGCGGCCGCCGAGCTTGGCGTGGAATATACCGTCCCGGAAGTGTCGCAGAGCCTCATTATTACCCGTCTGGAAGGACGGACTCCGGTACCGGAACGTGAACAACTGGAGGCGTTTGCCAGCCACCAGACGTCAATGGCTATTTATCTTTCAGTCCAGCGTATTCATCGGGTCGCGGAGCGTCTGATTGAAGGTGGATACCCGGCAACAACCCCTGTGGCGGTGATCTACAAAGCGACTTGGCCGGAAAGTCAGACCGTACGCGGCACGCTGGCAGACATTGGCGACAAAGTTCGTGACGCGGGGATCCGCAAAACGGCGCTCATTCTGGTGGGGAATTTCCTCGGTGATGAATATCACTACTCCAGACTTTATGCTGCGGACTTTAGCCATGAATACCGTAAAGCCTGA